One segment of Osmerus mordax isolate fOsmMor3 chromosome 28, fOsmMor3.pri, whole genome shotgun sequence DNA contains the following:
- the LOC136938266 gene encoding coiled-coil domain-containing protein 157-like: MAHLLGRQDCVESLRKDLIDLQGTVLDVFSRTGPVRFPSWKFPDKLSCNLDLVSLLDQYDFVDGEDEFNQHAHIVLLELVIDR, from the coding sequence ATGGCTCATCTGTTAGGGCGTCAAGATTGTGTGGAAAGTCTACGGAAAGATCTAATAGACCTTCAAGGCACTGTTCTCGATGTCTTTTCCCGAACAGGACCTGTCCGCTTTCCTTCATGGAAGTTCCCTGACAAACTGTCATGTAATCTGGACCTGGTGTCACTACTTGATCAATATGACTTTGTTGATGGCGAGGACGAATTTAATCAGCACGCTCACATTGTTTTGCTGGAGCTGGTGATTGACAGGTAG
- the sf3a1 gene encoding splicing factor 3A subunit 1, translating to MPPGPVQIVQPEPNKVDEPAEETPATKPIVGIIYPPPEVRNIVDKTASFVARNGPEFEARIRQNEINNPKFNFLNPNDPYHAYYRHKVNEFKEGKGQEPSAAVPKVMQQQALQQSQQLNQKVQSQVIHEAVVPKEPPPEFEFIADPPSISAFDLDVVKLTAQFVARNGRQFLTQLMQKEQRNYQFDFLRPQHSLFNYFTKLVEQYTKILIPPKGLLVKLKREAENPREVMDQVRYRVEWAKFQERERKKEEEEREKERVAYAQIDWHDFVVVETVDFQPNEQGHFPPPTTPEELGARILIQERYDKFGESEEVEMEVESEDDDDDHRDDRGNGHHPSQPDQDTQLQDMDEGSDDDDDMKAPLPPDNPMPPPLPPTPDQVIIRKDYDPKASRPQPSTAAPDEYLISPITGERIQASKMQEHMRIGLLDPRWLEQRDRSIRERQIEDEVYAPGLDIESSLKQLAERRTDIFGVEETAIGKKIGEEEIQKPEEKVTWDGHSGSMARTQQAAQANITLQEQIEAIHKAKGLVQEDDSKEKIGPSKPHEISHLPMQSSSPLMPKPNQPMTLLPRPTPSMPPPVRTTLLSAVPVLPRPPMVRLAPGQVLTPMPPMLHAPRINVVPMPPSGPHLMAPRPPPMVVPTAFVPAPPVPQPPSAPAPPAHPPPPHDDEPVNKKMKSEDNLIPEDEFLRRNKGPVAVKVQVPNMQDKTEWKLSGQVLNFTVPLTDQVSVIKVKIHEATGMAAGKQKLQYEGIFIKDSNSLAYYNMNNGSVIHLALKERGGRKK from the exons ATGCCGCCAGGGCCTGTTCAAATAGTCCAGCCGGAGCCTAACAAG GTAGATGAGCCGGCAGAGGAAACACCGGCTACTAAACCTATAGTCGGGATTATCTATCCACCTCCTGAGGTCCGAAACATTGTTGACAAGACCGCCAGCTTCGTAGCCAG GAATGGGCCGGAGTTTGAGGCAAGGATTCGTCAGAACGAGATTAACAACCCAAAATTCAATTTCCTCAACCCTAATGACCCATACCATGCCTACTACCGCCACAAAGTCAATGAATTCAAGGAGGGCAAGGGCCAGGAGCCATCTGCAGCTGTGCCCAAGGTTATGCAGCAGCAAGCCTTGCAGCAGTCACAGCAGCTTAATCAAAAG GTGCAGTCCCAGGTGATTCATGAGGCTGTGGTGCCCAAGGAACCACCACCCGAGTTTGAGTTTATTGCAgaccctccttccatctccgcCTTTGATCTGGATGTCGTCAAACTGACTGCCCAGTTTGTCGCTCGCAACGGACGTCAGTTCCTCACTCAGCTCATGCAGAAGGAGCAGAGGAACTACCAGTTCGACTTCCTCCGCCCACAACACAGCCTCTTCAACTATTTCACCAAGCTGGTGGAGCAGTACACCAAG ATTCTGATCCCTCCTAAAGGACTGCTGGTGAAGCTGAAGAGGGAGGCCGAGAACCCCAGAGAAGTCATGGATCAG GTGAGGTACCGTGTGGAATGGGCCAAGTTCCAGGAGCGCGAGcgtaagaaggaggaggaggagcgagagaaggagcgTGTGGCCTACGCCCAAATCGACTGGCACGATTTCGTGGTGGTGGAGACGGTCGACTTCCAGCCCAATGAGCAAG GCCACTTCCCACCGCCCACCACCCCCGAGGAGCTGGGGGCCCGTATCCTCATCCAGGAGCGCTATGACAAGTTTGGCGAGAgcgaggaggtggagatggaggtggagagcgaGGATGACGACGATGACCACCGGGATGATCGGGGTAACGGTCATCATCCCTCCCAGCCTGATCAGGACACGCAGCTGCAGGATATGGATGAG GgttctgatgatgatgatgacatgaAGGCTCCATTGCCTCCAGACAACCCCATGccaccccctctgccccctaccCCAGACCAGGTCATTATCCGCAAGGATTACGACCCCAAAG CATCCAGGCCCCAGCCTTCAACCGCCGCTCCAGACGAGTACCTCATCTCCCCCATCACGGGGGAGAGGATCCAGGCCAGCAAGATGCAGGAGCACATGCGCATCGGTCTGCTGGACCCGCGCTGGCTGGAGCAGAGGGACCGCAGCATCCGAGAGAGGCAGATCGAGGACGAGGTCTATGCCCCCGGCCTGGACATCGAGAGCAGCCTGAAACAGCTGGCCGAGAGGCGTACCGATATCTTCGGTGTGGAGGAGACGGCCATCGGTAAAAAGATCGGAGAAGAGGAGATTCAGAAGCCCGAGGAGAAG GTGACCTGGGACGGACACTCAGGAAGCATGGCTCGCACCCAGCAGGCAGCGCAGGCCAACATCACCCTGCAGGAGCAGATCGAGGCCATTCACAAAGCTAAGGGACTGGTGCAGGAGGACGACTCCAAAGAGAAGATTGGCCCGAGCAAGCCTCACGAGATCTCCCATCTTCCTATGCAATCCTCTTCGCCTCTCATGCCCAAACCCAACCAACCCATGACATTGTTGCCCCGGCCTACTCCCTCT ATGCCACCTCCAGTTCGCACTACACTCCTGTCTGCTGTGCCGGTGCTTCCCAGGCCCCCCATGGTCCGCCTGGCCCCTGGGCAGGTTCTTACACCCATGCCCCCAATGCTCCATGCCCCCCGGATCAACGTGGTGCCCATGCCCCCATCTGGGCCTCATCTCATGGCCCCCAGGCCACCCCCCATGGTGGTCCCAACTG cgtttgtccctgctcctcctgtgcCACAGCCCCCCTCTGCTCCGGCTCCCCCggcccacccaccacccccccacgaCGACGAGCCTGTCAACAAGAAAATGAAGAGCGAGGACAACCTCATTCCAGAGGATGAGTTCCTACGCAGAAACAAG GGTCCAGTGGCGGTCAAAGTACAAGTTCCCAACATGCAGGACAAAACAGAATGGAAGCTTAGTGGACAAGTGCTCAATTTCACCGTCCCACTCACAGACCAG GTGTCTGTCATTAAAGTCAAAATCCATGAAGCCACAGGCATGGCAGCAGGGAAACAGAAGTTGCAGTATGAg GGAATATTCATCAAAGATTCCAACTCTTTGGCTTACTACAATATGAACAATGGCTCAGTCATTCACCTGGCATTGAAGGAGAGAGGCGGAAGGAAGAAGTAA